The Chitinimonas arctica region TTATGCCATTGCACTATCAGTACGATTTCCGACCGTACCTAGGATACCTTCGAGCTCCTCCGTTACACTTTGGGAGGAGACCGCCCCAGTCAAACTGCCTACCATGCACGGTCCCCGATCCCGATTAGGGACCTAGGTTAGAACCTCAAACACACCAGGCTGGTATTTCAACGTCGGCTCCACGAGAACTAGCGTCCCCGCTTCAAAGCCTCCCAGCTATCCTACACAAGTCTGTTCAAAGTCCAATGCAAAGCTACAGTAAAGGTGCACGGGGTCTTTCCGTCTAGCAGCGGGGAGATTGCATCTTCACAAACATTTCAACTTCGCTGAGTCTCGGGTGGAGACAGTGTGGCCATCGTTACGCCATTCGTGCGGGTCGGAACTTACCCGACAAGGAATTTCGCTACCTTAGGACCGTTATAGTTACGGCCGCCGTTTACCGGGGCTTCGATCAAGAGCTTGCACCCCATCAATTAACCTTCCGGCACCGGGCAGGCGTCACACCGTATACGTCCACTTTCGTGTTGGCACAGTGCTGTGTTTTTAATAAACAGTCGCAGCCACCTTTTCACTGCAACCCCATCGTGCTTCGCGAGCAAGTCGCTACACACTACCGGGGCACACCTTCTCCCGAAGTTACGGTGTCAATTTGCCGAGTTCCTTCACCCGAGTTCTCTCAAGCACCTTAGAATTCTCATCCTACCCACCTGTGTCGGTTTGCGGTACGGTCTTATTGCAACTGAAGCTTAGCGGCTTTTCCTGGAAGCAGAGCATCAACCACTTCGCGAATAAATTCGCTCGTCATCACGCCTCAGCTAATCTCTCCGGATTTGCCTAGAGAGTACGCCTACACGCTTAAACCGGGACATCCAACACCCGGCTGGCCTAGCTTTCTCCGTCCCCGCATCGCATTGCAATAAGGTACGGTAATATTAAACCGTTTCCCATCGACTACGCATTTCTGCCTCGCCTTAGGGGCCGACTCACCCTGCGCCGATGAACGTTGCGCAGGAAACCTTGGGTTTTCGGTGACAAGGAATTTCACCCTGTTTATCGCTACTCATGTCAGCATTCGCACTTCCGATATCTCCAGCAGCCTTCACAAGCCACCTTCACAGACCTACGGAACGCTCCTCTACCATATGTACAAAGTACATATCCCTAGCTTCGGTTATCAGTTTGAGCCCCGTTACATCTTCCGCGCAGGACGACTCGACCAGTGAGCTATTACGCTTTCTTTAAATGATGGCTGCTTCTAAGCCAACATCCTGGCTGTCTATGCCTTCCCACTTCGTTTTCCACTTAACTGATCATTTGGGACCTTAGCTGAGGGTCTGGGTTGTTTCCCTTTCGACACCGGACGTTAGCACCCGATGTCTGTCTCCCATGCTCGCACTTGACGGTATTCGGAGTTTGCCATGGTTTGGTAAGTCTCGATGACCCCCTAGCCATAACAGTGCTCTACCCCCGTCAGTGATACATGAGGCACTACCTAAATAGTTTTCGAGGAGAACCAGCTATTTCCAAGTTTGTTTAGCCTTTCACCCCTATCCACAGCTCATCCCCTAGTTTTGCAACACTAGTGGGTTCGGTCCTCCAGTGCGTGTTACCGCACCTTCAACCTGGCCATGGATAGATCACTTGGTTTCGGGTCTACACCCAGCAACTGAACGCCCTATTCGGACTCGCTTTCGCTACGCCTCCCCTACTCGGTTAAGCTCGCTACTGAATGTAAGTCGCTGACCCATTATACAAAAGGTACGCAGTCACGGAACAAGTCCGCTCCCACTGTTTGTATGCATCCGGTTTCAGGATCTATTTCACTCCCCTCCCGGGGTTCTTTTCGCCTTTCCCTCACGGTACTGGTTCACTATCGGTCGATGATGAGTATTTAGCCTTGGAGGATGGTCCCCCCATCTTCAGACAGGATTTCTCGTGTCCCGCCCTACTTGTCGTACGCTTAGTACCACCCAGTGCTTTTCGTATACGGGGCTATCACCCACTATGGCCGGACTTTCCATTCCGTTCTACTAAGCATTGAATTATCACGTACAGGCTCTTCCGCGTTCGCTCGCCACTACTTACGGAATCTCGGTTGATTTCTTTTCCTTCGGCTACTTAGATGTTTCAGTTCGCCGAGTTCGCCTCCACAGCCCTATGTATTCAGGCTGGGATACCCTTGCGGGTGGGTTTCCCCATTCGGACATCTCCGGATCAAAGCTCAATTGCCAGCTCCCCGAAGCTTTTCGCAGGCTTACACGTCCTTCATCGCCTATCATCGCCAAGGCATCCACCAGATGCACTTATTCGCTTGATCCTATAACCAAAAATGCCTGGTTATCGGTCTTTTGCGTTTGCCCGGATCCATGCGACTAGTCATGAATCCAGTTTCGATACAATCAACCCATTGCAGTTCTTTACTAGAACTACATTGATTACTTCTTCTATCTTGTTAAAGAGCAAAGTACAGATTGGCTAAAGAAGCCAAGCAACAAGAAACTCAAACCCTCCTCTACCTACCCAGGATGCTCGAATTCGCTGTTGTTTGTTTCCTTACCTTCAAAAAGAATGGTGGAGGTTGACGGGATCGAACCGACGACCCCCTGCTTGCAAAGCAGGTGCTCTCCCAGCTGAGCTAAACCCCCTATAACGACTGGTGGGTCAGATAGGAATCGAACCTATGACCCCCGCCTTATCAAGACGGTGCTCTAACCGACTGAGCTACTGACCCAGCTTTCTCTTTGAAGTCTCTGTCCGGTTCCCCGAACAGCACTCCGTACTTCTCAACACACAACCGATAAGTGTAGACACTTGGCCTGTCGGCCTTTCTCTAGAAAGGAGGTGATCCAGCCGCAGGTTCCCCTACGGCTACCTTGTTACGACTTCACCCCAGTCATGAACCCTACCGTGGTAACCGGCCTCCCGAAGGTTAGCCTAGCAACTTCTGGTAGAACCCACTCCCATGGTGTGACGGGCGGTGTGTACAAGGCCCGGGAACGTATTCACCGCGACATGCTGATCCGCGATTACTAGCGATTCCGACTTCATGTAGTCGAGTTGCAGACTACAATCCGGACTACGATCGGCTTTCTGAGATTGGCACCCCCTCGCGGGTTAGCGACCCTCTGTACCGACCATTGTATGACGTGTGAAGCCCTACCCATAAGGGCCATGAGGACTTGACGTCATCCCCACCTTCCTCCGGTTTGTCACCGGCAGTCTCCTTAAAGTGCTCAACTGAATGGTAGCAACTAAGGACAAGGGTTGCGCTCGTTGCGGGACTTAACCCAACATCTCACGACACGAGCTGACGACAGCCATGCAGCACCTGTGTTAACGCTCCCTTTCGGGCACCCTCACGTCTCTGCGAGGTTCGTTACATGTCAAGGGTAGGTAAGGTTTTTCGCGTTGCATCGAATTAATCCACATCATCCACCGCTTGTGCGGGCCCCGTCAATTCCTTTGAGTTTTAATCTTGCGATCGTACTCCCCAGGCGGTCTACTTCACGCGTTAGCTGCGTTACTAAAGCATTGCTGCTCCAACAACTAGTAGACATCGTTTAGGGCGTGGACTACCAGGGTATCTAATCCTGTTTGCTCCCCACGCTTTCGTGCATGAGTGTCAGTGTTAACCCAGGGGGTTGCCTTCGCCATTGGTGTTCCTCCGCATCTCTACGCATTTCACTGCTACACGCGGAATTCCACCCCCCTCTGCCACACTCTAGCCGTGCAGTCCCAAATGCAGTTCCCAGGTTAAGCCCGGGGATTTCACATCTGGCTTGCACAACCACCTGCGCACCCTTTACGCCCAGTAATTCCGATTAACGCTTGGACCCTACGTATTACCGCGGCTGCTGGCACGTAGTTAGCCGGTCCTTATTCTTCCGGTACTCTCATCCCCACCTAGTATTAGCAGGCAGGATTTGCTCCCGGACAAAAGAGCTTTACAACCCGAAGGCCTTCTTCACTCACGCGGCATGGCTGGATCAGACTTTCGTCCATTGTCCAAAATTCCCCACTGCTGCCTCCCGTAGGAGTCTGGGCCGTGTCTCAGTCCCAGTGTGGCGGATCATCCTCTCAGACCCGCTACGGATCGTTGCCTTGGTGAGCCTTTACCCCACCAACTAGCTAATCCGACATCGGCCGCTCGTATAGCGCGAGGTCTTGCGAGCCCCCGCTTTCATCCGTAGATCGTATGCGGTATTAGCTATCCTTTCGGATAGTTATCCCCCACTACACGGTACGTTCCGATGCATTACTCACCCGTTCGCCACTAACTTGAGGAGCAAGCCCCTCAAATCCGTTCGACTTGCATGTGTAAAGCATGCCGCCAGCGTTCAATCTGAGCCAGGATCAAACTCTTGAGTTCAATCTCTGTTTTTGAAACAAAACTGGCATTGCTTGATTCAACAGCCTAAGCCGTCAAATCTCGTAAGCCTTTAGCCTAAAGCCAAGTGCCTACGCTTATCGGTTGTATCTTGTTAAAGAGCGTTTGCTTGTTCAGACTAACTCGGCTAACATCGTGTGTTTCGCTTCGTTTTTGTCTGCGTCAGCAGCAGAGAAGCGAACTATACGCACCACCCCGCCGGCCGTCAACACCCTTCTGTAAAACTTACCGGGGAACGGCGCGAGAATTCAATAAGTCATTGATCCGTAATATACCCGTCATGAATACTTTTTTCATGGCGGCCGGTGACTACGCAGAACGGCAGGTTCAGGCCCCACTGCAAATCCCGCACCAAACAAGCAAAGCGCCCCGTAAAACGGGGCGCTTTGCTTGATGCGAAGAAAATTTGCTATATAGGTTTAGTGTGCTCACGCAAGGCTTGTCGCGCCTGCCATTGCGCCAGCAAGAGACGGTGCTGCTGCACCTCCTCGCTGTAGAAATCGAAAATACAGGGGTCACAACCGCTCCCGCAGCATGCTTCGGGTGGCGGCGCGATAGGTGGCTCGGGCGGCGGATCATCTGCCGGCCAGGCACTTGGCGAATCGGACATCACGGTATCTACTCTCCTTTGTACTGCATATTGGCAATCAGCCAATTCGTTCTACTGTGGTGGCGCTCGGCACAATGTCCGCGAGTGCTTCTGCTAGAATCGCCGACATGACCTATCAAGTACTGGCCCGTAAGTGGCGACCGAGATCCTTTGCAACCCTGGTAG contains the following coding sequences:
- a CDS encoding oxidoreductase-like domain-containing protein, which gives rise to MSDSPSAWPADDPPPEPPIAPPPEACCGSGCDPCIFDFYSEEVQQHRLLLAQWQARQALREHTKPI